AATTTTTTATATTTTCGATCAAGACTAAAAGTAGCATATTCATCATTGAAGAACCCTGATAAGATTACGTTTTGATTATTTAGTTTACCATTCGCTAAAATGGATTGATTTTTTTCAATCGATTCAAACGATGAAGAGGCGATATGGATCGATGAAAGTGATGTACCTGAAAGTGGTGTTCCGACTTCATAAGCGGTGGAAGTCTCGATTAGAGGTAATCCTGAAAGGTCTGCTAACAATTGTAATGGTACGTATGGCGTTTTACCAAGCATCAACAAACTTTCTGTATTTTTGTACTTACCAGTTACGACTGCTCCGTCTGTGACAAGTGATTTTGAAGATGCGAGAAGGCGATACCCAGTCGAAAGCTCTTTGATCTTCTTTTTGTTCCCTTCGTTCTCGATTTGAAGATTCTTGTACTTAGTATCAAGTGATTTATAAGACTTTGAGAGGCTCGTGTGCTGTCCTTGTAACGTCTTATAAGCGTTTTCCGACTTCTTTGTTTTTTTCTTTTCGTCGGCTAGTTGTTTTTGGAGTGCTGCTTTTTCCTTTTTCAGTTTAGCCACTTCTTTTGAACTTGAACTTGCTTCAACGATTGATGTCTGCATGACACCGAATGCTAATGATGATACAAGACCTGCTGCGATCCATTTCTTCAAGATGGTTCCCCCTTAAATGACAAAAATGATTTCTTACACCTAACAGTATATTCCAATATCACCTTTTTAGATTTCAATCATTTTGAAATGAAGGGAATGTTTTTATAGATTAAATTTGAAACCAATCACTTCGCAATATCGAGTACATATACAAATCATCGAATTGTCCACGCGTTTTCTCATATTGACGAAGCAACCCTTCACGCTGGAATCCGAGCCGTTCAAGCAATCGTAGCGAAGCGGTGTTTGCTGGTAGGACAAGTGCTTCGATCCGGTTGAGCGAAAGTTCTGTAAAGCCATATTCGATGACCGCAAGCGATGCTTCCTTCGCGATGCCTTGTCCCTGATAGGCAGGGCTCAACTCAAACCCAAGTTCTGCCCGCTGATGGCGTTCCGCTTGATTCAAGAAACCGCAACTGCCGATGATGACATCGTCTTCTTGTAACGCAATCCCGAACCGGATACCCGTTCCATCGCGACGAATCGAGGCATACCAGTCAATCTCTTCAAGCGCGTCTGCTTCTGATTGAAAGGCGGCGAGTCCCATCTGTTTGACGACGTGTTCGTCTGATAAATAGGCTAGGACACTCGTAACATCTGCTGGTAACACTTCGCGTAAGACAAGACGGTTCGTTTTAAGCGTTGGGAAAGTATGTAACATTCAAAAAACTCCTTTGCAAGAAAATGTAAAAAAATATTGTCAATGTTTAAGGCATATGGTAAAATTCTCCACAACAAGAGCATATCATTTCGTTGACGAGAAAGAGTAATGATTGTCCCTCTGCCTTACAGAAAACCGGGATTGCTGAGAACCGGTAGCCAGATCAATCATGAAGATCCTCTCTGAGAAGTCACGCTGAACCATTCAGTAAGCGTGACCGGGTGTCCACCGTTACATGGAATGCACATGATAGTGTGCAACTAAGTGCTGTCGAGAACGAGTATTCTCGACGGAATATGGGTGGTATCGCGGTGAAGTCCGTCTCTGTCAAAGGGGGCGGACTTTTT
This region of Exiguobacterium acetylicum DSM 20416 genomic DNA includes:
- a CDS encoding GNAT family N-acetyltransferase produces the protein MLHTFPTLKTNRLVLREVLPADVTSVLAYLSDEHVVKQMGLAAFQSEADALEEIDWYASIRRDGTGIRFGIALQEDDVIIGSCGFLNQAERHQRAELGFELSPAYQGQGIAKEASLAVIEYGFTELSLNRIEALVLPANTASLRLLERLGFQREGLLRQYEKTRGQFDDLYMYSILRSDWFQI